A single window of Nicotiana sylvestris chromosome 3, ASM39365v2, whole genome shotgun sequence DNA harbors:
- the LOC104244157 gene encoding plant intracellular Ras-group-related LRR protein 1-like, with amino-acid sequence MDPNPTKFPILSYVMSKLPSIGPKRTAADEFDIEQPQPLPQPPKEPHFDITERMPHLTDPKVIAAMNSAVADVSQTRSMLKTLGERPDHELVDTAKMKLAEIEANLSKRLTEVVLSPRPPEMESEHWRSDLAVKEDECRKAAEKEKEEYKALIALDELHEAYEKMLKDAERRLEKIYETAVAGGDVEAIEQAFGEKSSEFEEEVNEEVIAILQESSGKSVERVDLSGRQLRMLPEAFGKIRSLIVLNLSNNQLAVIPDSIASLENLEELHLSSNLLESLPDSIGLLFSLKILDVSGNKLITLPDGICHCRSLVELDASVNKLSYLPTNIGFELVNLKKLSLSLNKLRSLPTSIGEMKSLRLLDVHFNELHGLPRSFGNLTNLEILNLSNNFSDLTELPDTIGDLINLKELDLSNNQIHELPDTFGRLDNLTVLKLDENPLVIPPKEVIVEGVEAIKAYMIKRRLDILMAEEPQIMLEEMGQTPTGLLTRSTSWLSGAVSNVVGTVAGYLGGGGKSDADHYLNQQL; translated from the exons ATGGATCCAAACCCTACCAAATTTCCGATTCTCTCCTACGTCATGTCCAAGCTTCCCAGTATTGGCCCTAAACGCACTGCCGCCGATGAATTCGATATCGAACAGCCCCAACCCCTCCCTCAACCTCCCAAAGAACCGCACTTCGACATCACCGAGCGTATGCCTCATCTCACTGACCCTAAGGTCATCGCCGCAATGAATTCAGCCGTTGCTGACGTGTCACAGACCCGATCAATGCTCAAAACCCTAGGCGAGCGGCCTGATCACGAGCTTGTTGATACTGCGAAGATGAAGCTAGCCGAGATCGAAGCAAACTTGTCCAAGCGTCTCACGGAGGTTGTCCTTTCGCCACGTCCGCCGGAGATGGAGAGCGAGCATTGGAGATCGGACTTGGCGGTTAAAGAGGACGAGTGTCGAAAGGCTGCGGAAAAGGAGAAAGAGGAGTACAAGGCGTTGATAGCCTTGGATGAGTTGCACGAGGCGTATGAGAAGATGTTGAAGGACGCGGAGCGAAGGTTGGAGAAGATCTATGAGACTGCCGTTGCTGGTGGTGATGTTGAAGCAATTGAACAGGCGTTTGGTGAGAAGAGTTCTGAGTTCGAAGAGGAAGTGAATGAGGAAGTTATTGCTATTTTGCAGGAGTCGTCAGGGAAGAGTGTAGAAAGGGTTGATTTATCCGGCAGGCAGCTGAGGATGCTGCCTGAAGCTTTTGGGAAGATTCGCTCCTTAATCGTGCTTAATTTGTCCAATAACCAACTCGCG GTTATTCCTGATTCAATTGCGAGCTTGGAAAACCTTGAGGAGCTTCATCTCTCTTCTAATCTCTTGGAATCGCTGCCAGACTCCATTGGTCTGTTGTTTAGTTTGAAGATCTTAGATGTCTCCGGAAATAAGCTTATCACTTTGCCGGATGGCATTTGTCATTGCAG GTCATTAGTGGAGTTGGATGCAAGCGTAAACAAGCTTTCTTATTTGCCAACAAATATTGGGTTTGAACTGGTAAATCTAAAAAAGCTTTCACTTTCTCTTAACAAGCTCCGTTCCTTACCGACTTCCATTGGTGAGATGAAGTCCTTGCGCCTTTTAGATGTGCACTTCAATGAACTACATGGGCTTCCACGTTCTTTTGGGAACTTGACAAATCTTGAGATCCTCAACCTGAGTAATAATTTCAGTGACCTAACTGAGCTTCCTGACACAATTGGTGATTTGATAAATCTAAAGGAACTTGATCTGAGCAACAACCAGATCCATGAACTGCCTGATACATTTGGTCGGCTTGACAACCTGACTGTGCTTAAGTTGGACGAGAACCCTCTTGTGATACCTCCAAAGGAAGTTATAGTTGAAGGGGTCGAAGCCATAAAGGCTTATATGATTAAACGACGGCTAGACATATTGATGGCAGAAGAGCCACAAATTATGCTTGAAGAGATGGGACAGACACCGACTGGCTTATTAACTCGAAGTACCTCCTGGTTGAGTGGTGCTGTTTCAAATGTTGTTGGGACTGTTGCAGGGTATTTGGGTGGTGGAGGGAAGTCAGATGCAGACCATTATCTCAACCAGCAGTTATGA
- the LOC104244155 gene encoding C2 and GRAM domain-containing protein At5g50170 translates to MRLYVYLLEGKEWAVEDSYVKLKLGKLKSKTRVLKNTKNPIWNEEFVFRVNDLEEELVLSVYQHRDDSGFLNVHYGDFVGKVKIPVWSVAAEENQNLPPTWFSLQKPKSAKSVNRDCGKILLTLSFHGKGKDVSTNHVCYVNPTNDTSRENEVISKSSQDLHGFATHSKKISEGKHLMKNIACHFEKLFGKNEEAKKSDEEESKKDDSSDISTTASDYEDCLEESPVSHSFEEVIERMRTTSEDKEMPGDLHGGVLLDQTYVASSKDLNMLLFAPDSQFRKDLAELQGTTDMHEGPWSWKSDELCLTRVVTYMKAASKLVKAVQATEEQTYVKADGKEFSVFVSVSTPDVPYGSTFKIELLYKIMPGQQESSGEESARLVVSWAINFSQNTMMKSMIEGGARQGLKESFDQFAEVLARKLKVTTSKVVLEKDRALASLQTEHQSDWELAKEYFWNFTVVSTIFMVLYVLVHIILSEPSKLHGLEYHGFDLPDSVGEFITSGILVLQLERVYNMVSRFVEARLRRGNDHGVKAQGDGWVLTVALIEGVNLASLDPTGFPDPYVVFTCNGKTRTSSVQLQTLDPQWSEMLEFDAAEEPPSVLDVEVFDFDGPFDQASSLGHAEINFLKHTSAELADIWVPLEGKTALSSQSKLHLRIYLDNNNGVETIRDYLTKMEKEVGKKLNVHSPHKNSTFQKIFGLPPEEFLINDYSCSLKRKMPLQGRIFLSARIVGFYANLFGHKTKFFFLWEDIEDVNVVSPSWSTMWSPALIIILRKGRGVDVRHGARYQDEGGRLHFCFHSFVSFNVASRTIMALWRTRTLPPDQKAELVEVQQENDEKLVLSEDTASYLVVEDVQMSKVYSAELLVSVKSLMQMFDGGDLEHRVMSKSGCLNYVTTSWETVALNVSERLVSYKFNRFISVFGGEVTSTQQKSPIANDSGWTINEIMALHDVPFGDHFRVQFRYEIKDSTSVHNSCKCDVSVGVMWLKNTKFEQRITRNVVGKFTTRLKDILELVEREILLSS, encoded by the exons ATGAGACTTTACGTGTATTTGTTGGAGGGCAAGGAATGGGCAGTGGAGGACTCTTATGTGAAGTTAAAACTAGGAAAGCTCAAGTCCAAGACAAGGGTATTGAAAAATACTAAGAACCCTATTTGGAATGAAGAGTTTGTGTTCAGGGTTAATGATTTAGAGGAGGAACTTGTTCTCTCTGTATATCAACATCGTGATGATTCTGGATTCCTTAATGTTCATTATGGGGATTTTGTTGGTAAGGTGAAAATACCCGTCTGGTCTGTTGCGGCTGAGGAAAATCAGAACTTGCCTCCCACTTGGTTTTCTCTTCAAAAACCCAAAAGTGCAAAATCAGTTAACAGAGATTGCG GGAAGATTCTTCTCACTCTTTCCTTTCATGGGAAGGGCAAAGATGTATCCACCAACCATGTCTGTTATGTAAATCCAACAAACGATACTTCAAGAGAAAATGAAGTGATAAGCAAATCTTCTCAAGATTTGCATGGCTTTGCAACTCATTCCAAGAAAATTTCGGAAGGGAAGCATTTAATGAAGAACATTGCTTGCCATTTCGAGAAGCTTTTCGGCAAGAATGAAGAAGCCAAGAAAAGCGACGAGGAAGAATCGAAGAAGGATGATTCTTCTGATATATCCACGACCGCATCTGACTATGAAGACTGTTTGGAGGAGTCTCCGGTTAGCCATAGCTTTGAAGAAGTGATTGAGCGAATGCGGACAACAAGTGAAGATAAAGAAATGCCAGGGGACCTGCATGGCGGAGTCCTGCTGGACCAGACATATGTTGCGTCGTCAAAAGATCTTAACATGCTTCTTTTTGCTCCTGATTCCCAGTTCAGGAAAGATCTTGCAGAGTTGCAGGGTACAACAGATATGCACGAGGGTCCGTGGTCATGGAAATCAGATGAACTGTGTTTAACAAGAGTTGTCACCTATATGAAAGCAGCAAGTAAATTAGTTAAGGCTGTTCAAGCCACAGAAGAGCAAACATATGTTAAAGCTGATGGAAAAGAATTTTCTGTTTTTGTCTCTGTAAGTACCCCTGACGTTCCATATGGGAGTACTTTCAAGATTGAGTTGCTTTACAAGATAATGCCTGGCCAACAGGAATCTTCTGGTGAAGAATCCGCGCGTCTGGTTGTATCCTGGGCCATTAACTTCAGCCAGAACACTATGATGAAATCAATGATTGAAGGAGGAGCTCGGCAGGGATTGAAGGAGAGCTTTGACCAGTTTGCAGAGGTATTAGCTCGCAAATTGAAAGTAACAACTTCAAAGGTTGTCTTAGAGAAAGATCGAGCTTTGGCATCTTTGCAGACTGAACATCAGTCAGATTGGGAACTGGCAAAGGAGTACTTTTGGAATTTTACAGTTGTATCCACTATTTTCATGGTTTTGTATGTCTTAGTGCACATTATATTAAGTGAACCTAGCAAATTACATGGACTGGAGTATCATGGTTTTGATTTGCCGGATAGTGTTGGAGAATTTATCACCAGCGGAATACTAGTTCTGCAATTGGAGCGGGTATATAACATGGTTTCACGTTTTGTAGAAGCTAGGCTGCGAAGAG GAAATGATCATGGAGTCAAAGCACAAGGTGATGGATGGGTACTTACTGTAGCTTTGATTGAGGGAGTGAACTTAGCTTCCTTGGATCCAACAGGTTTCCCAGATCCATATGTGGTCTTTACAtgcaatggcaaaacaagaacTAGCTCTGTCCAGCTTCAAACTCTTGACCCTCAGTGGAGTG AGATGCTAGAGTTTGATGCTGCAGAAGAACCACCTTCGGTGTTAGACGTGGAAGTTTTCGACTTCGATGGTCCATTTGATCAAGCTTCATCACTTGGGCATGCAGAAATTAATTTCCTAAAACACACTTCTGCAGAATTGGCAGACATTTGGGTTCCTCTCGAAGGAAAAACTGCTCTGTCTTCACAATCAAAGTTGCACTTGAGGATTTATTTGGACAATAACAATGGAGTTGAAACTATCCGAGACTACCTAACAAAGATGGAAAAAGAAGTTGGAAAGAAG TTAAACGTTCATTCGCCGCACAAGAACTCAACATTTCAGAAAATTTTTGGGCTGCCTCCAGAAGAATTTTTAATCAATGACTACTCGTGCTCCCTCAAAAGAAAGATGCCATTACAG GGGCGGATCTTTCTATCTGCCAGAATTGTTGGATTTTATGCAAATTTGTTTGGTCACAAAACAAAGTTTTTCTTCCTATGGGAGGATATTGAGGATGTTAATGTGGTTTCCCCATCATGGTCAACCATGTGGAGCCCTGCACTTATAATAATTTTGCGCAAAGGTCGAGGGGTTGATGTTAGGCACGGTGCTAGGTATCAAGATGAAGGCGGCCGActgcatttctgttttcattcaTTTGTGTCATTCAATGTTGCAAGCAG GACAATCATGGCATTGTGGAGaacaaggacactgcctccagATCAGAAAGCAGAACTTGTAGAAGTGCAGCAGGAAAATGATGAAAAGCTTGTTTTGTCTGAAGACACTGCGTCATACTTAGTCGTTGAGGATGTACAAATGTCTAAAGTCTATTCTGCAGAACTACTTGTCAGT GTTAAATCACTGATGCAGATGTTTGATGGAGGAGATTTGGAGCATAGAGTAATGAGCAAATCTGGCTGTCTCAATTATGTCACAACTTCATGGGAAACTGTAGCTCTCAATGTTTCAGAGAGACTTGTATCTTACAAATTCAACCGCTTCATCTCAGTCTTTGGTGGTGAAGTCACAAGCACACAACAGAAGTCTCCTATTGCAAATGACAGTGGATGGACCATCAATGAGATCATGGCCCTGCATGATGTCCCGTTTGGTGATCATTTCCGA GTGCAGTTTAGATACGAGATCAAAGACTCTACTTCTGTACATAATTCATGCAAGTGTGATGTTAGTGTTGGTGTAATGTGGCTGAAAAACACCAAATTTGAGCAGAGAATTACTAGGAATGTTGTTGGGAAATTTACCACTCGACTCAAGGATATACTAGAGTTGGTTGAAAGGGAGATATTATTGTCAAGTTGA